Proteins encoded in a region of the Corynebacterium genitalium ATCC 33030 genome:
- a CDS encoding bifunctional metallophosphatase/5'-nucleotidase — protein sequence MRKNLRATIATATISALSASALTVPVASADEQTAKISISNITDFHGRFEHDEKNSIPGAERLKCAIDQEAEPFGDAHIFTSSGDNIGASPFSAMLLDDAPTIEVLNQMGLKVSAVGNHEFDKGAADLSERVIPDAAFPYLAANADSVNGTEPYHVEEVDGVKVAFIGTVTADMPNLVSPDGIAGITWNDPVATTNTLAEDLKDKGEADVVVALVHAGGIAPDKFEAVDVAFLGHTHVVVNPDASTTPVVAQAGQYSQGFANVDLSIDRATKQVTVDEAKVVDNATVLACDKAYPEIATTVSTAAAEAEEQGKQVVANTPVAFTRGRNEGAESGTNRGVESSLSNLLAEAAKWSVAANSNVTPDIGIMNAGGVRDDLPAGDVTYKQAFSVQPFGNENSYKSIKGKDFKDVLEQQWKPGQDRPRLALGLSNNVSYTYNPDAEQGQRITSITIDGKPMDMEKDYVIAGSTFLLGGGDSFEALTRGSEMSNIGLLDVDAFIQYLKSDEELAPRGQSAVGVKLDQPLKPGTDATIDLSSLIYTIDDPAKKVTVSLENAGGDKLAEASTDIDPDLGEQGYGEAGKATVKLAVPTDAKGDLVLRITTDAKTDVTMPVKVEGNNGDSDTDDNNGSAASSAAKGVLRFFRALAAIAALIGALNFFNPKLFEDTRKPFLGNDVVTGN from the coding sequence ATGCGTAAGAACTTGCGCGCCACCATCGCTACCGCGACGATCAGCGCCCTGTCCGCATCCGCTCTGACCGTGCCGGTCGCATCCGCCGACGAACAGACCGCCAAGATCTCCATCTCGAATATCACCGACTTCCACGGCCGCTTCGAGCACGACGAGAAGAACTCCATCCCCGGCGCCGAGCGCTTGAAGTGCGCCATCGACCAGGAGGCCGAACCGTTCGGCGACGCGCACATTTTCACCTCCTCCGGTGACAACATCGGCGCTTCACCGTTCTCGGCCATGCTGCTTGACGACGCTCCCACCATCGAGGTCCTCAACCAGATGGGCCTGAAAGTCTCCGCTGTGGGCAACCACGAATTCGACAAGGGCGCGGCAGACTTGTCCGAGCGTGTCATCCCGGACGCTGCCTTCCCTTATCTTGCAGCGAACGCTGATTCCGTGAACGGCACGGAGCCGTACCACGTCGAGGAAGTCGACGGCGTGAAGGTCGCTTTCATCGGTACCGTCACCGCCGACATGCCGAACCTGGTCAGCCCGGACGGCATCGCGGGCATCACGTGGAACGACCCAGTTGCCACCACCAACACTCTGGCGGAGGATCTCAAAGACAAGGGCGAAGCCGACGTTGTGGTCGCCCTCGTCCACGCCGGCGGCATCGCCCCGGACAAGTTCGAGGCTGTCGACGTCGCATTCCTCGGCCACACCCACGTGGTTGTTAACCCAGATGCCTCCACCACCCCGGTTGTGGCGCAGGCTGGCCAGTACTCCCAGGGCTTCGCTAACGTTGACTTGAGCATCGACCGTGCAACCAAGCAGGTCACCGTCGATGAGGCGAAGGTCGTCGACAATGCCACCGTCCTCGCATGTGACAAGGCCTACCCGGAGATTGCCACGACCGTCTCGACAGCCGCAGCGGAAGCCGAAGAGCAGGGCAAGCAGGTCGTGGCCAACACTCCGGTCGCGTTCACTCGCGGCAGGAACGAGGGCGCAGAATCCGGCACGAACCGCGGTGTCGAATCCTCACTGAGCAACCTGCTCGCGGAGGCCGCTAAGTGGAGCGTCGCGGCGAACTCGAACGTCACGCCGGACATCGGCATCATGAACGCGGGCGGTGTCCGCGACGATCTCCCTGCAGGTGACGTGACCTACAAGCAGGCGTTTTCCGTTCAGCCGTTCGGCAACGAGAACTCCTACAAGTCCATCAAGGGCAAGGACTTCAAGGACGTCCTCGAGCAGCAGTGGAAGCCCGGTCAGGACCGCCCGCGTCTTGCGCTCGGCCTGTCCAACAACGTGTCCTACACCTACAACCCGGACGCGGAGCAGGGTCAGCGCATCACCTCCATCACCATTGACGGCAAGCCGATGGACATGGAGAAGGACTACGTCATCGCCGGTTCCACCTTCCTGCTCGGCGGTGGCGACAGCTTCGAGGCCCTGACCCGGGGGTCCGAGATGTCTAACATTGGCCTGCTCGATGTCGACGCATTCATCCAGTACCTCAAGAGCGACGAGGAACTCGCCCCGCGCGGCCAGTCCGCCGTGGGCGTGAAGCTGGACCAGCCGCTCAAGCCTGGAACGGACGCCACTATTGATCTGTCTTCCCTGATCTACACCATCGACGACCCGGCCAAGAAAGTCACTGTCTCACTCGAGAACGCTGGAGGCGACAAGCTCGCCGAGGCATCTACCGACATCGATCCGGACCTCGGCGAGCAGGGCTACGGCGAGGCCGGCAAGGCCACCGTCAAGCTGGCCGTCCCAACTGACGCTAAGGGCGATCTGGTCCTGCGCATCACCACCGACGCGAAGACCGACGTCACCATGCCGGTCAAGGTGGAGGGCAACAACGGCGACAGCGACACCGACGACAACAATGGCTCCGCCGCATCCTCTGCCGCCAAGGGAGTGCTGCGCTTCTTCCGTGCGCTGGCTGCCATCGCCGCGCTGATCGGTGCGCTCAATTTCTTCAACCCGAAGCTTTTCGAGGACACTCGGAAGCCTTTTCTCGGGAATGATGTCGTAACTGGGAACTGA
- a CDS encoding DHA2 family efflux MFS transporter permease subunit, translating to MSTYAQDQRSPWPALWSMMLGFFMILVDSTIVAVAIPAIAGSLDASYNEVIWVNSAYLLAYAVPLLITGRLGDRFGPRKLYLTGLALFSVSSLVCGMAGAVGSVGVLIAARAFQGLGGAMLSPQTMSVMIRTFAPNERGTAMGLWGGTAGVATVAGPLLGGFLVDLGGWEWIFYVNVPVGIIGLILAWKHVPRLELTARSFDWLGVALSAAGMFCLIFGIQEGANFNWDIRVVGLIATGAVLLVAFVWWQTRTSRDALVPLSLFDDRNFALASLTIATVGFAVSTFTIPWMIYVQSVKVLTPTQAALLILPSGVVSGALSGFIGKLTNTRDPKPIVITGLSVTALSMVAAAGITQPSISSAWMLLISVFYGLGNSMMWGPLSMIATRNLDPRLAGAGSSVYNTVRQVGAVIGSASVAAMMSAQLAARVGDGDSTFAGPLPEPLHEPFATAMAATILLPAGVLAAGAALALFFNKTRTWNDN from the coding sequence GTGAGTACGTACGCCCAAGATCAGCGCTCGCCATGGCCGGCTTTGTGGTCGATGATGCTCGGATTCTTCATGATCCTCGTGGATTCCACCATCGTCGCCGTGGCCATCCCGGCGATTGCTGGAAGTTTGGACGCCTCGTACAACGAGGTCATCTGGGTCAACAGTGCTTATCTGCTGGCATACGCTGTCCCGCTGCTGATCACAGGACGGTTGGGCGACCGCTTCGGTCCGCGCAAGCTGTACCTAACAGGGCTCGCCCTGTTCAGCGTGTCCTCACTGGTCTGCGGGATGGCGGGCGCGGTCGGATCGGTCGGGGTGCTCATCGCCGCCCGCGCGTTCCAGGGTCTGGGCGGGGCGATGTTGTCCCCGCAGACGATGTCGGTGATGATCCGCACGTTTGCGCCGAACGAACGCGGCACCGCGATGGGCCTGTGGGGCGGCACGGCGGGTGTCGCCACAGTCGCAGGTCCGCTGCTGGGTGGCTTCCTCGTGGACCTCGGCGGCTGGGAGTGGATCTTCTACGTCAATGTGCCGGTGGGCATCATCGGCCTCATTCTCGCGTGGAAGCACGTCCCCCGACTGGAACTCACCGCGCGCAGTTTCGATTGGCTCGGTGTCGCGCTCAGTGCTGCGGGCATGTTCTGCTTGATCTTCGGGATTCAGGAGGGTGCGAACTTCAACTGGGACATTCGCGTGGTGGGCCTCATCGCGACAGGCGCAGTGCTGCTCGTGGCGTTTGTGTGGTGGCAGACGCGCACGTCGCGCGATGCGCTGGTTCCGCTTTCGCTTTTCGACGACAGGAATTTCGCTCTCGCCTCCCTCACCATCGCCACCGTTGGTTTCGCGGTATCGACCTTCACTATCCCGTGGATGATTTACGTCCAGAGCGTGAAGGTTCTCACGCCCACGCAGGCAGCTCTGCTGATCTTGCCCTCGGGCGTGGTGTCGGGAGCGTTGTCTGGGTTCATCGGCAAGCTGACCAATACGCGCGACCCGAAACCGATCGTGATCACCGGTTTGAGTGTGACTGCGTTGAGCATGGTGGCGGCGGCGGGGATCACACAGCCGTCGATAAGCAGTGCGTGGATGCTGCTCATCTCCGTCTTTTATGGTTTGGGGAACTCGATGATGTGGGGGCCGCTGTCGATGATTGCCACGCGCAATCTCGATCCGCGGCTGGCGGGGGCTGGGTCGAGTGTGTACAACACGGTGCGGCAGGTCGGTGCGGTCATCGGGTCGGCGAGCGTGGCCGCGATGATGTCGGCGCAGCTGGCCGCGCGTGTTGGTGACGGCGACTCGACGTTCGCTGGGCCACTCCCGGAGCCGCTGCACGAACCATTCGCCACAGCGATGGCCGCCACAATCCTGCTACCTGCCGGAGTCCTCGCTGCGGGCGCCGCACTGGCGCTGTTCTTCAATAAGACTCGGACGTGGAACGACAACTAG
- a CDS encoding vWA domain-containing protein, with protein sequence MARSRYTRYTGGRDPLAPPADLTKALREIGNEVMAGYSPERALREYLRRGADGFEGYDDLVARISERRRNLLQRHNLGKTLQDVKKLLDDAVLAERGQLARDVHMDDMDRQLREMQLDNLPGSPAGAVSELGTYEWASSEAREKFEQIKDLLGREMLDQRFSGMKDALENATDEDRAAIAEMLRDLNILLGKHRLGEDTEEDFRAFMDKHGAQFPENPSTIDELVELLAKRSAAAQRMLNSMTDEQRRELMELSAQAFGSPELMNLMGELDANLRGIRPDLDWHGGEQFEGDEGLGLGDAARAMEDLGRLDQLADDLSGLTPSDADLEDIEDLLGQDAAVSARTLSDLEKALRDGGLLQKGDDGSLKLSPQAMRRLGQSLLQDAAQHLSPREGSRDSSSAGQTGEPTGSSRAWEFGDTQPWDTTRTITNAIQRQAAEGSLSAGPVNITIGDVEVQETEARTRNAVALLVDTSFSMAMEGRWLPMKQTALALHHLISTQFRGDELALIGFGLYAQTMDISELTALPPLQEKGTNLHHALLLADQFFSRHPNMNRTLLIVTDGEPTSHLTQDGEPVFYWPTTRETLALTVTQLDTVTRRGAHTTFFRLGGDPNLVALLDALASRAGGRVVAPDLDELGSAVVGEFLGGLW encoded by the coding sequence ATGGCTAGATCCCGCTACACCCGCTATACCGGCGGACGGGACCCCCTGGCTCCCCCGGCGGACCTGACGAAGGCACTGCGAGAAATTGGCAATGAGGTCATGGCCGGCTACTCCCCGGAACGCGCGCTGCGCGAATACCTCCGCCGCGGTGCTGACGGTTTCGAAGGCTACGACGATCTGGTCGCGCGCATTTCCGAGCGCCGCCGCAACCTGCTGCAGCGCCACAACTTGGGCAAGACGCTGCAGGACGTGAAGAAGCTTCTCGACGACGCTGTGCTCGCCGAACGCGGCCAACTCGCCCGCGACGTGCACATGGACGACATGGACCGGCAACTGCGGGAAATGCAGCTGGATAACCTACCCGGTTCCCCTGCCGGCGCAGTGAGCGAACTGGGCACATACGAGTGGGCATCCTCGGAGGCGCGCGAAAAGTTCGAGCAGATCAAGGACTTGCTCGGCCGGGAGATGCTCGACCAGCGATTCTCCGGAATGAAGGATGCACTTGAGAACGCGACGGACGAAGACCGCGCCGCAATTGCAGAAATGCTGCGGGACCTCAATATTTTGTTGGGCAAGCACCGCCTCGGCGAAGATACCGAGGAGGACTTCCGCGCCTTCATGGACAAGCACGGCGCGCAGTTCCCGGAGAACCCCAGCACGATCGACGAGCTCGTGGAGCTGCTAGCCAAGCGCTCTGCGGCCGCCCAGCGCATGCTCAACTCGATGACGGACGAGCAGCGCCGCGAACTCATGGAGCTGTCCGCGCAGGCTTTCGGCTCGCCGGAATTGATGAACCTGATGGGCGAGTTGGACGCGAACCTGCGCGGCATCCGGCCAGACCTCGACTGGCACGGCGGCGAACAGTTCGAAGGAGACGAGGGGCTGGGGCTGGGCGACGCAGCCCGCGCAATGGAGGACCTCGGTCGTCTCGACCAACTGGCCGATGATCTCTCCGGGCTCACCCCGTCGGATGCCGATCTCGAAGACATCGAAGATCTGCTCGGCCAAGACGCGGCCGTGTCCGCGCGCACACTCTCAGACTTGGAGAAGGCGCTGCGCGATGGCGGGCTTCTTCAAAAGGGTGACGACGGCAGCCTCAAACTCTCCCCGCAAGCCATGCGCCGACTCGGCCAGTCACTGCTGCAGGATGCCGCGCAGCACCTCTCCCCGCGGGAGGGGTCCCGGGATTCGTCGTCCGCCGGCCAGACCGGTGAACCGACCGGCTCGAGCCGCGCCTGGGAATTTGGCGACACCCAGCCGTGGGATACGACCCGCACGATCACCAATGCGATTCAGCGTCAAGCTGCAGAAGGATCCCTGAGTGCGGGCCCAGTGAACATCACGATCGGCGACGTAGAAGTCCAGGAAACGGAGGCCCGAACCCGTAATGCGGTGGCCCTGCTCGTGGACACGTCCTTCTCCATGGCGATGGAAGGGCGCTGGCTGCCGATGAAGCAGACTGCTCTGGCCCTGCACCACCTCATCTCTACGCAGTTCCGCGGCGATGAGCTTGCACTGATCGGTTTCGGCCTTTACGCGCAGACGATGGACATCTCCGAGCTGACCGCCTTGCCGCCGCTGCAGGAAAAAGGCACGAACTTGCACCATGCGCTGCTGCTCGCGGACCAGTTCTTCTCCCGCCATCCGAACATGAACCGCACGCTGCTCATCGTCACCGACGGGGAACCGACCTCCCACCTCACCCAGGACGGAGAGCCTGTCTTTTACTGGCCCACCACGCGCGAAACCCTCGCGCTGACCGTCACGCAGCTCGATACTGTCACGCGTCGCGGGGCGCATACCACCTTCTTCCGCCTTGGAGGTGACCCGAATCTCGTCGCGCTTCTCGACGCACTAGCCTCCCGCGCCGGCGGCCGCGTCGTCGCCCCCGACCTCGACGAGCTCGGTTCCGCGGTCGTCGGCGAGTTCCTCGGCGGCTTGTGGTGA